In Proteiniborus ethanoligenes, one genomic interval encodes:
- a CDS encoding ABC transporter ATP-binding protein: MNSKPLIQIENLKKYYPINKGIRDVFRRKKSYVKAIDDISFTINKGEILGLAGESGSGKTTTGEILVRLQDITDGNIVFDDHDFIANSKEEEKRFRKEVQMIFQDPYETLNPRFTIFETIAEPLKIHGIKDKKEIYNRVLEVLEIAELKPAEQYAFRYPHELSGGQRQRVAIARGIATEPKFLVADEPVSMLDVSIRADILNLLKHLRDNMGLTMLYVSHDLSTIKYLCDRVIIMYLGKIVEIGDAKEVIENPQHPYTKVLLSSVPVPNPDHKRERIEIDDELPDQINLPEGCRFGPRCPFATEECISCDHTLIERRNNQWSACIYHDEELIISK, encoded by the coding sequence ATATTACCCTATCAATAAAGGAATAAGAGATGTTTTCAGGAGAAAAAAATCCTATGTTAAAGCTATAGATGATATTTCATTTACAATAAATAAAGGCGAAATTTTAGGTTTAGCTGGAGAAAGTGGTTCGGGAAAAACTACTACAGGAGAGATTTTAGTAAGACTTCAAGATATTACAGATGGAAATATTGTTTTTGATGACCATGACTTTATAGCTAATTCAAAAGAAGAAGAGAAAAGATTTCGTAAAGAAGTACAAATGATATTCCAAGACCCCTATGAGACCTTAAATCCTAGGTTCACTATATTTGAAACTATTGCAGAGCCTCTTAAGATTCATGGCATTAAGGATAAGAAAGAAATATACAATAGAGTACTGGAAGTTCTTGAGATTGCGGAATTGAAGCCGGCAGAGCAATATGCTTTTAGATATCCACATGAGTTAAGTGGAGGACAGAGACAAAGAGTTGCTATTGCCAGAGGTATCGCAACGGAGCCTAAGTTTTTAGTAGCTGATGAACCAGTATCTATGTTAGATGTTTCTATTAGAGCGGATATTTTAAATCTTTTAAAGCATTTAAGAGATAATATGGGCTTAACTATGCTTTATGTATCCCACGACTTATCCACCATTAAATATTTGTGTGACCGTGTCATTATTATGTATTTAGGAAAGATAGTAGAAATAGGAGATGCTAAAGAAGTAATAGAGAATCCACAACATCCCTATACTAAGGTGTTATTATCCTCTGTACCCGTACCCAATCCAGATCATAAGAGAGAACGTATAGAAATAGATGATGAACTACCAGATCAAATTAATCTACCAGAAGGTTGTAGATTTGGTCCACGTTGTCCTTTCGCTACAGAAGAATGTATAAGCTGTGACCATACATTAATAGAAAGAAGAAACAATCAGTGGAGTGCCTGTATTTATCATGATGAAGAACTTATAATTTCAAAATAG
- a CDS encoding polysaccharide deacetylase family protein encodes MSVYQEKLLELKSIENKSNKYFLKVRLSFKQDIDMLWEVDESTAENLKSITRFDEKHKYRLSFNTSLDFVQNQHMGFLVPTYCEQSNYISFLCSEDYINKLMAIKYCQDIKDLDKIPFVFENYEEEKKQEQVIIKEKVHKKYIPKFTFGSVTLMSIVFVILFSYISHIYLNKTTFNEKALAQAIQLDNEIIHEQKESLEIENVIIIEDFSFNQPTIPAIELDNTLTYSIPKGKVALTFDDGPSQYSKEIMDVLKSYKVGGTFFFTGTNVKKYPDYVQYIYSKGYSIGSHSMTHANMRTLSYEKQEYEIIQSIKLLEEITDGKINLFRPPYGYFNKQARNLANENGYRMVLWNNDPKDWKTLDADKIFNHIKSSNVSGSIILLHESQAVIDALPRIIEHLQGMGLEIVSLQ; translated from the coding sequence ATGTCCGTTTACCAAGAAAAATTACTTGAACTAAAGTCAATTGAAAATAAATCTAACAAATATTTTCTGAAAGTAAGGCTCTCATTTAAGCAAGATATTGACATGCTTTGGGAAGTAGATGAGTCTACAGCTGAAAATTTAAAATCCATTACTCGATTTGATGAAAAGCATAAATATAGATTATCCTTCAACACTTCTCTGGATTTTGTCCAGAATCAACATATGGGTTTTTTAGTACCAACATATTGCGAGCAAAGTAACTATATTTCATTTTTATGCTCAGAAGATTATATAAACAAACTAATGGCTATTAAATATTGTCAGGATATTAAGGACTTGGATAAGATACCTTTTGTATTTGAAAATTATGAAGAAGAAAAGAAGCAGGAACAAGTAATTATCAAAGAAAAAGTACATAAAAAATATATTCCTAAGTTTACATTTGGTTCTGTTACCCTTATGAGTATTGTGTTTGTCATATTATTTAGCTATATAAGCCATATATATCTAAACAAAACTACATTTAATGAAAAAGCACTGGCTCAAGCAATACAACTAGATAATGAGATAATCCATGAGCAAAAAGAAAGCTTAGAAATAGAAAATGTTATAATAATTGAGGATTTTTCCTTTAATCAACCTACTATTCCTGCTATAGAGCTTGATAATACATTAACCTATAGTATTCCAAAGGGAAAAGTGGCCCTTACATTTGATGATGGTCCTTCCCAGTATTCAAAAGAGATAATGGATGTATTAAAGTCATACAAGGTTGGTGGTACATTTTTCTTCACTGGTACCAATGTCAAGAAGTATCCAGATTATGTTCAATATATTTATTCCAAGGGTTATTCCATAGGTAGCCATTCAATGACCCATGCTAATATGAGAACTCTTTCTTATGAAAAGCAAGAATATGAGATTATACAATCCATTAAATTGCTTGAAGAAATAACAGATGGAAAAATAAACTTATTTAGGCCACCCTATGGTTATTTTAATAAGCAGGCTAGAAATTTAGCGAATGAAAATGGCTATAGAATGGTACTTTGGAATAACGACCCAAAGGATTGGAAAACTCTAGATGCTGACAAAATATTTAACCATATTAAAAGCTCAAATGTTTCAGGCTCTATTATCCTTTTGCATGAATCTCAAGCTGTTATTGATGCTCTGCCAAGAATAATTGAGCATTTACAGGGTATGGGCTTAGAGATTGTGAGTTTGCAATAA
- a CDS encoding zinc ribbon domain-containing protein YjdM: MFKLPNCPKCNSEYTYEDRNLIICPECSYEWTAELGAENTENEKVIKDANGNVLSDGDSVTVIKDLKVKGSSLVVKIGTKVKNIRLVDGDHDIDCKIDGFGAMKLKSEFVKKV; the protein is encoded by the coding sequence ATGTTTAAATTGCCAAATTGTCCAAAATGTAATTCTGAGTATACTTATGAGGATAGAAATCTTATAATTTGCCCGGAATGTAGCTATGAATGGACTGCAGAGCTAGGAGCTGAAAACACTGAAAATGAAAAGGTTATCAAAGATGCAAATGGAAATGTATTGAGCGATGGTGATTCTGTAACTGTAATTAAAGACCTTAAAGTAAAAGGAAGCTCACTAGTCGTTAAAATAGGTACAAAAGTAAAAAATATACGTTTAGTTGATGGAGATCATGATATTGATTGTAAAATTGACGGTTTTGGGGCTATGAAGCTAAAATCAGAATTTGTAAAAAAGGTGTAG
- a CDS encoding amidohydrolase family protein — translation MNKADNLLFKEGLKEESLLKLRKVSKGDVHNHCSTGMRFTTFNQWAGGNANKAPSKMDGVKELNSYIFNEVNKRVSKEEDVAFLIEATVKEAIEDGVKILETSIDCHELMHFPENQRFFNTIIHIKEKYNKYIDFRPEVGMAINTSREDLDKFLIPCIESGVFMSIDAYGEETLDGYNRLKEYYKYAREKGLKLKVHAGQFLSEENVKKAIELLEIDEIQHGIGAASSDYIIDLIKERNIRLNICPSSNYILGAVKDIKNHPARKLFDKGIRITINTDDLLLFHSGASEEFLKLFKLGLFNEEELNEIRKNALV, via the coding sequence ATGAACAAAGCTGATAACCTATTGTTTAAGGAAGGATTAAAAGAAGAAAGTTTATTGAAGCTAAGAAAGGTTTCTAAAGGAGATGTACATAATCACTGCAGCACAGGCATGAGGTTTACCACCTTTAACCAGTGGGCAGGTGGGAATGCAAACAAAGCTCCTAGTAAAATGGATGGAGTTAAGGAATTAAATAGCTATATATTCAACGAAGTAAATAAACGTGTTAGCAAGGAAGAAGATGTAGCATTTTTAATAGAGGCAACTGTAAAGGAAGCCATAGAAGACGGTGTAAAGATATTAGAAACTAGTATAGATTGTCATGAGCTAATGCATTTCCCTGAGAATCAAAGATTTTTCAATACAATAATCCATATTAAAGAAAAATATAATAAATATATAGATTTTAGACCAGAAGTAGGAATGGCTATAAATACGTCTAGAGAGGATTTAGATAAGTTTTTAATTCCTTGTATAGAAAGCGGAGTTTTTATGTCTATAGACGCATATGGAGAGGAAACTTTAGATGGATACAATAGACTAAAGGAATATTATAAATATGCTAGAGAAAAAGGTCTTAAGCTTAAAGTTCATGCAGGACAATTCTTATCAGAGGAAAATGTAAAAAAAGCTATAGAGTTATTAGAGATAGACGAAATTCAGCACGGTATAGGGGCAGCATCTAGTGATTATATAATTGATCTTATAAAAGAAAGAAACATTAGATTAAATATTTGTCCAAGCAGTAATTATATACTAGGAGCTGTTAAAGATATAAAAAATCACCCTGCTAGAAAACTTTTTGATAAAGGAATACGGATAACAATAAACACAGATGATTTATTGCTGTTCCACAGCGGAGCTTCTGAAGAATTTTTAAAATTATTTAAATTAGGCTTATTTAATGAAGAAGAATTAAATGAAATTAGAAAGAATGCATTAGTTTAA
- a CDS encoding hemolysin family protein codes for MDPEAMWKFIFLILLLFFSAFFSASETALMTLSKIRIKKMLEDNIKGAETIDKLVKNPSKLLSAILIGNNVVNIGASALATSLAIDYYGSTGVGISTGIMTLLVLIFGEITPKSLAAQNSEKVSLRVAKFIHIVTIILNPIILFLTRITNLLIRLMGGKTDRKQPFITEEELRTIVNVSHEEGVLEVEEKDMIYNVFEFGDSKAKDVMTPRTDMVAIEINSSYEEIIHIFKQEQFSRIPIYESTTDNIVGILHVKDLLFLENSKAEFDLKKYMREPYFTYEFKLITELFDEMRTNRIHMVIVLDEYGGTEGLITIEDLIEEIVGDIEDEYDKEVKEIEVIKEDEYLVYGNIKIEDINDMIGTNIESEDFDSIGGFVMGLLGKVPESGETIEHDNIKFIIEYVEKNRIERLRIIT; via the coding sequence TTGGACCCTGAGGCCATGTGGAAGTTTATTTTTTTAATCCTATTATTGTTTTTTTCAGCTTTTTTTTCCGCTTCAGAAACTGCTCTTATGACCTTAAGCAAAATTAGAATCAAAAAGATGTTAGAGGACAATATTAAAGGCGCGGAAACAATAGATAAGCTAGTTAAAAATCCAAGCAAGCTACTGAGTGCTATACTGATAGGAAACAATGTAGTTAATATAGGAGCTTCTGCCCTAGCAACATCTCTAGCAATTGACTACTATGGCAGTACTGGTGTAGGTATATCAACAGGAATAATGACTTTATTAGTGCTTATATTTGGAGAAATAACTCCAAAATCCTTAGCTGCACAAAACTCTGAGAAAGTGTCTCTTAGGGTAGCTAAATTTATTCATATTGTAACGATTATATTGAATCCAATAATTTTATTCTTAACGCGTATAACAAACTTATTAATTAGACTAATGGGGGGTAAGACAGATAGAAAGCAGCCCTTTATTACAGAAGAAGAATTAAGAACAATAGTAAATGTAAGTCATGAAGAAGGAGTTTTAGAGGTTGAAGAGAAGGACATGATATACAACGTGTTTGAGTTTGGTGATTCTAAAGCTAAGGATGTTATGACCCCCAGAACTGATATGGTTGCAATCGAAATCAATTCTTCCTATGAAGAAATTATCCATATATTTAAGCAAGAACAATTCTCTAGAATTCCCATATATGAAAGCACCACAGACAACATAGTTGGTATTTTACATGTTAAAGATTTATTGTTTTTAGAAAATAGCAAGGCAGAATTTGACCTTAAAAAATATATGAGAGAGCCATACTTTACTTATGAATTTAAACTAATCACTGAGCTTTTTGATGAGATGAGGACAAACAGAATTCATATGGTTATTGTATTAGATGAATATGGTGGAACAGAAGGTCTCATAACCATAGAAGATTTAATTGAGGAGATAGTTGGAGACATTGAAGATGAATATGACAAAGAAGTCAAAGAAATAGAAGTAATAAAAGAAGATGAATACCTTGTTTATGGAAATATTAAAATAGAAGATATTAATGATATGATAGGTACAAATATAGAATCAGAGGATTTCGACTCTATTGGCGGATTTGTAATGGGACTTTTAGGAAAAGTACCAGAATCAGGAGAAACCATAGAGCATGATAATATAAAATTTATTATTGAATATGTAGAAAAAAATAGAATAGAAAGATTAAGAATAATTACCTAA
- a CDS encoding GntR family transcriptional regulator: MLDLNSDKSIYVQIAEIIENEILLGNLKEEDQAPSTNQFANVYQINPATARKGLNILVDEGILYKKRGLGMFVAEDAKKIVQKKRQDSFFKEILPEIINEASRLGIPMEDIVEYLLKYKGRE; the protein is encoded by the coding sequence TTGCTTGATTTAAATTCTGATAAATCAATTTATGTACAGATTGCTGAAATAATAGAAAATGAAATACTTTTAGGCAACTTAAAGGAGGAAGACCAGGCACCATCTACTAATCAATTTGCAAACGTATATCAAATAAATCCAGCCACTGCTAGAAAGGGTCTAAATATTTTAGTAGATGAAGGAATATTGTATAAGAAAAGAGGCCTAGGCATGTTTGTAGCAGAAGATGCAAAAAAGATAGTCCAAAAGAAAAGACAGGATTCGTTTTTCAAGGAGATATTGCCTGAAATAATTAATGAAGCCAGTAGGCTTGGAATACCTATGGAGGATATTGTTGAATATCTATTAAAGTATAAAGGGAGGGAATAG
- a CDS encoding ABC transporter ATP-binding protein, whose product MLEIKYLNKSYGDTKVLTDLSLELEENKVYGLLGRNGVGKTTLLSIIANQISKSSGEVKLYGEEVFENPKALENICMVREKGIGVEDIKVKKIFNMAKILYKDWDEDYKNFLIKEFNFNTNKKYNKLSRGNQTIVGLILGLASRSKLTIFDEPSLGLDAAHRYKFYNLLLKDIENYPRTIIISTHLIDEVTNLFEEVIILKDESVYIKDEVNNLIEKAYFLNGKEENIAPIIEGKRVIHKEEFGTSVIVGLFHRLTGEEKQRLKDNNIDISPMPLQKLFVYLTENSHVKEAL is encoded by the coding sequence ATGCTTGAAATAAAATATTTAAATAAATCTTATGGAGATACAAAAGTTTTGACAGATTTAAGCTTAGAGCTAGAGGAAAATAAGGTTTATGGACTACTTGGAAGAAATGGTGTAGGAAAAACCACATTATTGAGCATAATTGCTAATCAAATAAGTAAATCCAGCGGTGAAGTAAAATTATACGGTGAAGAAGTATTTGAAAATCCTAAAGCTCTAGAGAATATTTGTATGGTAAGAGAAAAAGGTATTGGAGTAGAGGATATTAAGGTAAAAAAAATATTCAACATGGCTAAGATCCTTTATAAGGATTGGGACGAGGATTATAAAAATTTTTTAATAAAAGAATTTAATTTTAATACAAATAAAAAATACAATAAGCTATCACGAGGAAATCAAACTATTGTAGGGCTTATATTAGGCTTAGCCTCAAGATCAAAGCTAACCATATTTGATGAACCATCCCTTGGCTTAGATGCTGCTCATAGATATAAATTTTACAATTTACTCTTAAAAGATATAGAAAATTATCCAAGAACAATAATTATTTCTACTCATTTAATTGATGAGGTGACAAATTTATTTGAAGAGGTAATTATATTAAAGGACGAGAGCGTTTATATAAAAGATGAGGTAAATAATTTAATAGAGAAAGCATATTTTCTAAATGGAAAAGAGGAAAATATTGCCCCTATAATAGAGGGAAAAAGAGTAATCCATAAAGAAGAATTTGGTACATCTGTTATAGTAGGATTATTTCATAGATTAACAGGTGAAGAAAAGCAAAGACTAAAAGATAACAATATAGACATAAGCCCTATGCCGTTACAGAAGCTATTTGTATATCTTACAGAAAATTCCCATGTAAAGGAGGCTTTATAA
- a CDS encoding erythromycin esterase family protein, whose translation MEKNKTILILMSIVVLSTVLYNVEISNADAAFDIDSISSKLKEMVYPLTTTKAGNGFEDLQPLKEILKDVNILGMGEATHGTKEFFEMKHRMFEFLVEEMDYKAFAIEAEFGCHKIINDYILHGEGDIEKVIKSMKFWTWSTQEVADMINWMKNYNQDPNNKEKIRFYGFDMQGIDNSLQNLIKYLEKVDDSSELISKSIYFAAPDENKSTIVPLLEQTENSFKENREEYILKSSVEEYELILQDLNTINQNIKYSDSVPAQFSIDSQVSSESFSTMFNARDYYMAENVKWIHDYEIKNYDNHKIMLWAHNGHISNHFPYYLCMGELLKNNFKNEYYSLGFDFYKGSFVAYGQARSDMRLGIIDIGEPKRDIFSSYFKETGYPISFLDFKTASADSNIKAWLSSEQLMYTIGDSLHEGYEFANTIPIESYDGIIYVEDTNAAESIYVNVLSSVRPVPTSLGKKSNVQKSTEEENPASETEASTAVEEASSSSFNPIIIVVTLFILILGFYIIKRNKNKNEDNNFPQ comes from the coding sequence ATGGAGAAAAATAAAACTATTTTAATTTTAATGTCTATAGTAGTTTTATCTACGGTATTATATAACGTTGAGATATCAAATGCTGATGCTGCCTTTGATATAGACTCTATTAGTTCTAAGCTAAAGGAAATGGTTTATCCTTTGACAACTACTAAAGCTGGCAATGGCTTTGAGGATTTGCAGCCTTTAAAAGAAATATTAAAGGATGTTAATATCTTAGGAATGGGTGAAGCTACTCATGGTACTAAGGAGTTTTTTGAAATGAAGCATAGAATGTTTGAATTTTTAGTTGAAGAAATGGATTACAAAGCATTTGCCATAGAGGCTGAGTTTGGATGTCACAAAATCATAAATGATTACATACTTCATGGGGAAGGTGATATTGAAAAGGTTATAAAATCAATGAAGTTTTGGACCTGGTCAACTCAAGAAGTTGCAGATATGATAAATTGGATGAAGAATTATAATCAAGATCCTAATAATAAAGAAAAAATAAGATTTTATGGCTTTGATATGCAAGGTATTGATAATAGTCTTCAAAATCTTATTAAATACCTAGAAAAGGTTGATGATAGTAGTGAATTAATTTCAAAATCAATTTACTTTGCTGCACCGGATGAAAATAAGTCAACTATTGTCCCTTTATTAGAGCAGACAGAAAACTCTTTTAAAGAAAATAGGGAAGAATATATACTTAAGTCCTCTGTAGAAGAATATGAACTTATCCTACAGGATTTGAATACAATAAATCAAAATATAAAATATTCCGATTCAGTCCCAGCTCAATTTTCTATTGACTCACAGGTTTCCTCTGAGTCCTTTTCTACTATGTTTAATGCTAGAGATTATTATATGGCTGAAAATGTGAAATGGATACATGACTATGAAATAAAAAACTATGATAACCATAAAATAATGCTATGGGCTCATAATGGACATATAAGCAATCATTTCCCATATTATTTGTGCATGGGAGAACTTCTAAAAAACAACTTCAAGAATGAATACTATTCCTTAGGCTTCGACTTTTACAAGGGTAGCTTTGTTGCATATGGACAGGCTCGCTCAGATATGCGCCTGGGAATAATAGATATTGGCGAGCCTAAAAGAGATATATTTTCTTCTTATTTTAAGGAAACAGGCTATCCTATAAGCTTTCTAGATTTTAAGACCGCTTCTGCAGATAGTAATATAAAAGCTTGGTTATCTAGTGAGCAGCTAATGTATACCATAGGTGATAGTCTTCATGAAGGTTATGAGTTCGCTAATACTATACCCATTGAAAGCTATGATGGAATAATCTATGTTGAAGACACTAATGCTGCTGAAAGCATATATGTAAATGTTTTATCAAGCGTAAGACCTGTGCCTACGTCTCTTGGTAAAAAATCAAATGTGCAGAAGTCTACTGAAGAGGAGAATCCCGCTTCCGAGACAGAAGCTTCTACAGCTGTAGAAGAAGCAAGTAGCTCATCATTTAACCCAATTATTATTGTAGTTACTCTCTTTATCCTCATTTTAGGCTTTTATATTATTAAGAGAAATAAGAATAAAAATGAAGATAACAATTTTCCACAGTAA
- a CDS encoding DUF5698 domain-containing protein — protein sequence MTTNLMFALIGLFLVTAFTNVLATLKTILMSKKIMNPVYLLVFADAMIFATILSKVTSSEGLQFTIAYALGKTVGVFIGNKIEDRLALGILEVDLFLNDKSKVIEISKRLRETGYTVNNSLVRGNNEEKRYQIEVIIKRKEFKILESIMKEFGVVNPTLKVKTLSKVDGKITITRLKEA from the coding sequence ATGACAACAAATCTTATGTTTGCACTTATAGGTCTATTTTTGGTAACTGCTTTTACAAATGTTTTAGCGACCTTAAAAACAATATTAATGTCTAAAAAAATTATGAATCCGGTTTATTTATTAGTTTTTGCAGATGCTATGATTTTTGCAACTATTCTTAGTAAGGTTACTAGTTCGGAAGGCCTTCAATTTACCATAGCATATGCCTTAGGTAAGACTGTTGGGGTTTTCATTGGTAATAAAATTGAAGATAGGTTAGCCTTAGGTATTTTGGAAGTAGACTTATTTTTGAATGATAAAAGCAAGGTTATAGAAATATCAAAGAGACTTAGAGAGACAGGATATACAGTTAATAATTCTCTTGTTAGAGGAAATAATGAGGAGAAAAGATATCAAATTGAAGTTATTATCAAAAGAAAAGAATTCAAAATACTTGAGAGTATTATGAAAGAATTTGGAGTAGTAAATCCAACTTTAAAAGTTAAAACTTTAAGTAAAGTAGATGGCAAGATTACAATTACAAGACTTAAAGAGGCTTAG
- a CDS encoding MerR family transcriptional regulator — MLIGEVSKEYGIGIETLRYYDRIGLLTIERRKNNRHYTEKDIKKLQNIMAMKEMMFTLEDIKKLLEIDERIDRGLENRTIDNKDINTLLEGVKSKHLEILEKEKQLKKVKMHLEKIIGKIENLQRRNNSD, encoded by the coding sequence ATGCTAATTGGAGAAGTTTCAAAGGAATATGGCATTGGAATTGAAACGCTTAGATATTATGATAGGATTGGGCTTCTTACTATTGAAAGAAGAAAAAACAATAGACATTATACTGAAAAAGATATTAAAAAACTACAAAACATCATGGCTATGAAGGAAATGATGTTTACATTGGAGGATATAAAGAAACTTTTAGAAATTGATGAAAGGATTGATAGAGGATTAGAAAATAGAACCATAGACAATAAGGATATTAACACCTTGCTTGAGGGAGTAAAATCAAAGCATTTAGAAATTTTAGAGAAAGAAAAACAATTGAAGAAAGTAAAAATGCATTTAGAAAAAATTATTGGGAAAATAGAAAACCTTCAAAGGAGGAATAATAGTGACTAA
- a CDS encoding aldo/keto reductase has translation MTKKQSLLDLPISPLGYGCYALSGAYGAKLEEAEMIRILKHSYELGIRFYDTSSSYPDAEEILGKATKPFRNEITIASKVGLAAGNKVNLSKEFVKASCETSLKKLKTDYLDVYQVHYHDPNTPVDETLEALESLKQDGKIRCYGVGHLPFDKTIEYLDLGEISFVLAEMSPVSTCRYRELHQLQARYDFKIIAFSITGRGLLSGTINSSTQFTNNDIRSIDPLFKKSRLISGMRIAEKLREIGNRHGKTPVQLAISWTIQNPGVIVGLTGPTDINHLEENSLALNWFLDKESIEEINQFIEEEENKLRKIMYEELEGILNSNLSFDYEKTYKDLIYVMEYCIENKLMEYETGVNMYMEILKCKNTDNNSLSRLNEIKSKIKSLVNLN, from the coding sequence GTGACTAAAAAACAATCTTTGTTAGACTTGCCTATTTCACCTCTCGGCTATGGCTGTTATGCATTAAGTGGAGCTTATGGAGCTAAACTTGAAGAAGCAGAAATGATAAGAATATTAAAACATTCTTACGAACTAGGTATAAGATTTTATGATACTTCAAGCAGCTATCCGGACGCAGAAGAGATACTTGGTAAAGCTACTAAACCCTTTAGAAATGAGATTACCATAGCATCTAAAGTCGGGCTCGCTGCAGGGAATAAGGTTAATCTATCCAAAGAATTTGTCAAAGCCTCCTGTGAAACAAGTCTAAAAAAACTTAAAACTGATTATTTAGATGTCTATCAAGTTCATTACCATGATCCTAATACACCTGTAGATGAAACTCTTGAAGCTTTAGAATCCTTGAAACAAGATGGAAAAATAAGATGCTACGGAGTTGGCCACTTACCTTTTGACAAAACTATAGAATATCTAGATTTAGGAGAAATATCTTTTGTCTTAGCTGAAATGAGTCCAGTTAGTACTTGTAGGTATAGAGAGCTTCATCAATTGCAAGCAAGATATGATTTTAAAATCATAGCATTTAGTATAACCGGTAGGGGTTTACTATCGGGGACAATTAACAGCAGCACACAATTTACAAATAATGATATTAGAAGCATTGATCCATTATTTAAGAAATCTAGATTGATTTCAGGTATGAGAATAGCAGAAAAACTAAGGGAGATAGGAAATAGACACGGAAAGACACCAGTTCAATTAGCCATTTCGTGGACAATTCAAAATCCTGGAGTTATTGTAGGTCTTACAGGGCCCACTGATATAAATCATTTAGAAGAAAACAGCTTAGCTTTAAATTGGTTTTTGGACAAAGAAAGCATAGAAGAGATTAATCAGTTTATAGAGGAAGAAGAAAACAAATTAAGGAAAATAATGTATGAAGAATTGGAAGGCATTTTAAACTCTAACCTTTCATTCGATTATGAGAAGACTTATAAAGATTTAATTTATGTCATGGAATATTGTATTGAAAATAAACTGATGGAATACGAAACTGGAGTTAATATGTATATGGAGATATTAAAATGCAAAAATACGGATAATAACTCATTAAGCAGACTTAATGAAATTAAATCCAAGATCAAATCTTTAGTTAATCTAAATTAG
- a CDS encoding anti-sigma-V factor rsiV, protein MNDKKIEELKKQYMNTPIPEELDFLVRKTLKDGGIKTMKKNNKYRWISIAASVAVIFTASVNISPTFADALSEVPVIKGLVKVLTFREYKVDEDTYNANIKIPAIEGLENKDLENKLNEKYLQENKKLYEDFMSEIEDLKANGGGHLGVDSGYEIKADNDRILSIGRYIVNTVGSSSTVYKFDTIDKRNEVLITLPSLFKDSSYIDIISENIIDQMKEQMELDGEKIYWIEGYVEEGFTEVFEKISGEQNFYITEEGKLVISFNKYDVAPGYMGVVEFEIPTDVISDILVSDEYISLR, encoded by the coding sequence ATGAATGATAAGAAAATAGAGGAGTTAAAAAAGCAATATATGAATACACCGATTCCCGAAGAATTAGATTTTTTAGTAAGAAAAACTTTAAAAGACGGAGGAATAAAGACTATGAAGAAAAATAATAAATACAGATGGATTAGTATAGCTGCTTCAGTAGCTGTAATATTTACTGCAAGTGTTAATATTAGTCCAACCTTTGCAGATGCATTGTCAGAGGTTCCTGTTATCAAAGGCTTAGTTAAAGTACTTACCTTTAGAGAGTATAAAGTAGATGAAGATACCTATAATGCTAACATTAAAATACCTGCTATAGAAGGTTTAGAAAACAAGGATTTGGAAAATAAATTGAATGAAAAATATCTACAGGAAAATAAAAAATTATACGAGGATTTTATGTCTGAAATAGAAGATTTAAAGGCTAATGGTGGAGGACATCTAGGTGTAGATAGTGGATATGAAATAAAAGCTGACAATGATAGAATTCTCTCCATAGGTCGTTATATAGTAAATACTGTAGGTTCTTCATCAACAGTATACAAATTTGATACTATTGATAAAAGAAATGAAGTTTTAATTACATTACCAAGTTTATTTAAAGATAGTAGCTATATTGACATAATCAGTGAAAATATTATAGATCAAATGAAAGAACAAATGGAATTAGATGGAGAAAAAATTTATTGGATTGAAGGATATGTAGAAGAAGGGTTTACAGAAGTATTTGAAAAAATATCAGGGGAGCAAAACTTTTATATAACTGAAGAAGGCAAGTTAGTTATTTCCTTTAATAAATATGACGTGGCGCCAGGCTATATGGGAGTAGTAGAATTTGAAATTCCTACTGATGTAATTTCTGACATATTGGTTAGTGATGAGTATATTAGCTTGAGATAA